Within Stella humosa, the genomic segment GTGTTGAGCGCGGCCACCTGCTTGTTTGCAGCCGTTGCGTTCTCGGTTGCCACCGCCGCCGTCTTCTCGATCTGGGCCAGGGCGGCCGATGTCTCTTGTGTCGCCGACGCCTGTTCCTGCGAGCCGCGATTGATCTCAGTCACCGCCGCCATGATCTGGCTGGCGGCGCTCGAAAGCTCCTGAATGGTAGCCGACAGCTGTTCGGCGGCGGCACCGATCTGCGACGTGACGCCGTCGGCGGCCGCCCCGGCGCGGAGCGTTTCACTCAGGCGTGCGAGCGACTGGGCTGCTGCCAACCCCTGCTCCAGTGATTGAGCCTGCTGTTCAACTCCGCTCCCTGCTTCGGTCGCCGCCGCGGATTGCTGAGCAGCAGCGCTCGCTACCTGCTCGGCCCCGCGCTGGGCTTCGCTCGCCGAGCGCTCGGCCTGGATAGCAGCGTCTAGGATCGACTGCGCGCCGTCCGAGATGCGTGTCATCTCCTCGGCCAGCCCGTCTAGGGTGTGGACGATGGCGCCGCCGGCGGCGGCGTCCGCCTTCGCCACATCGGCAGCCGCCTTGACGGCCGCCGCGATGGCCTTGACGTCGGCTTGGATGGCTTCGGTGAGCGCCTCCACCTCGACCGCACTTGCATCGGAACTTGCCGCCAGTGCTCCGACCTCGTCGGCAACGACCGCGAAGCCGCGACCATGCTCGCCGGCGCGGGCCGCCTCGATGGCAGCGTTGAGGGCCAGCAGAGCCGTCTGGTCCGAAATCCGGCTGACGGTCCGCGCGACCTCGCCGACATCGCGCGCCCGGCGCTCGAGCTCGTCAGTGAGCTGGATCGACCGGCTCTGGCGCTCGGCGTTCCGCTCGATGGTGCGGATTGAAGCCAAGATGCGTACCGCGGCCGTGCCCATGGCAGTCCGAACCGCCTCGGTTCGCGCGCGCGAACCTTCGGCCTCCCGCCGTGCCGCCGCGAGGTTCGCAGAAATCCCCTTGATGCCTACGTGCTGCGCCTGGGAGCTGCCGGCGGCCTCTTCTGCGCCTGCGGCGATCTGCTCCATGGAGCGACGGAGCTCCTCGGCGGCAGAGGATGCCTCGGTCAGCCCGGCCGCCAATTCCTCGGTGGCCGCAGCAAGGCGTTCGGCGATCTTATCTTTCGGCGCAGTCGGCGCGCCCGCTACTGCGGACGACGGCGGCCGAGGCGAAGTCATTTCCGGCGAACCGGCCGCGGTCCGTGCCGGCTTCGGCAGCCGCGCCGCCTGGCCCGTGATCTTTGAAGTTTTGACCAGGGCCATGACACTCTCGATCTGTCGGGGGGAGGCCCACGCTGCAGCAACTGCACCGCGCGGATTTCACTATTGTCGTCGAACTTGCCAAGCTATCCAACAGATCCCTGCTCTGGACCTACCGAGACTGAGCGCGAAGGGCGCGGAATTGGCATAGGACATCGTCGATATCGGCAACCTAGCGGCACGGAAGGTGGTCGACGCGGGCGCGGTCGGGCTGCACTGGTATCCAGCGGTTGCACTGTGTGGCGCCCCTGGAATTAGTGGCTCACGAAGGCACAGGGAGTCGGCGCCGTGCCGCCGTGCGCGCCATTGAGTGTCCTGTCGACAGGCACGGCCCTGAAGCCGCCGCACTTGAAGAGGGATGCTGCATCCCTATCCCGCGGGCGTTCGAGATCAACCGGCCGGACTACAGCGAGGCCGGTCGTGCCTACCCTAGGTAGGCCCATGTCAGACTGGCCCAGATGAACACCCCGAATATGCCGATGGCGAAGATAACGAGGAGCGCGCAGCGGATCGAAGGTACCTTCCCGCATAGCCAATTGAGCATGATCTGTGCGCCGTCGTCAGAGCATAGCCAAGCGATAGCCGGCGCGAGGTGGGTCCGAACCTCGCGCCGTCTCGCATGGCACGAAAGGATCATAGCCGTCGAGATCGACGCGAAGTGTGAGTTGAAGCACCCCGCGTCGCCCGGTGCCCTCCGGCGCTCAAGGGTATGGGAGCCGGCGGGTCCGTTCATTCAACTGGTCTGGACGATGGTTGTTCCGGTCAATCGCCTCGGTCGGACACCTCGGATCTCGGACAGCCGCACTGAGATTCCGGCTGGTGGAAACCTGATCGACCTATCGGCAATTCGGCGGTCTCACGTTGACGTTCGTTCGCTTGACGGCGGCCGGGTGTGCCGGCCGATCAGTCTGACCGTCTAATACCAAGTCCGGCTGTTCATGACCGATGTGCCCACGCCCGGAGACCGATGGACATGATCTTCCATGGCTGGTCGACGAGCTTGTTCCAGGCGTGGGCGCAGTGGTCGAGGATGTCGTCGTGGGATCGGAAGACGCGGTTCGAGAGCCAGTTGTCGCGCATGAACTGCCAGACGTTCTCGACCGGGTTCAGCTCCGGCGACTTGGCTGGCAGCGGCACGATCGTAATGTTGGCCGGGACGACAAGCCGCTCGGAGAGGTGCCATCCAGCCTGGTCCATCAAGAGCAGGGCATGGGCGCCGGGAGCGACGGTGCGGCTGATCTCGGCCAGATGGAGTTGCATGGACGGCACGTTGCAGCGCGGCAGGACGAGGGCCGCGCCCTTGCCCGCGGCCGGACAGATCGCGCCGAAGATGTAGGCCGACTTGGTGCGCTGGTCGTGCGGCGCGCTCGGCCGGGTGCCGCGCCGGGCCCAGCGCCGGGTGATGCCGTTCTTCTGGCCTACACGGGCTTCGTCCTGGAACCAGACCTCTATCCCGCCTGGGGCTTCGGCGGCTTTCGCGCGCGCGAGGCGCGCCAGGAGCGCGGGGAACTTTTTTTGAACGTCTCCCCGGCTTGCGGGTCCTGGGCATGGTGGCGCGGCCGAGCCGACAGCTTGCGGTAGCCCATCGCCCGCAGCCGCTCGCTCATCGTCTGCTTCGACAGGCTGACCCCGAAAGTCTCGTGGATCCATTGCGCGAGGTCGATCAGCCGCCAGCGGACGACGCCGTGCACGGCCGGGATCGGGCCAGCCTCGACCAACCTGGTCACCTCCGCCCATTGCTCGGCCGACAGCTTCGAAGAGGGGCCGCCAGCCTTGCGGTCGATCAGGCCATCCGGACCGTCGGCGTTGAACGCCAGCACCCAGTCCCGCACCGTCTGCAAGCCGACACCGCCCAGCTTGGCTGCATCGCTCCGGCTACCGCCGTCATAGATCGCCGACAGCGCCAATAGCCGCCGGGCCTGGCCGGCGTCCTTCGAACGCTTTGCCAATCCCCGAAGCGCCGCTCCGTCATAGTCTCCGCGCAGCCCGATCGGTGCAGCCATGGCGAACTCCATACCGTTCGCCATCCTTGAATCAGAACTCCGACCCCAGCGGAATCCCCTTCGTGAGTCACCTCACGCCGGACTTGGTATAAGGCTCGCCAGCGATCCGCCTAGATGAGGAGACGGCAGTATCCGCTTGCGTAGGGCAATAGCGCATAACGCCCGATTGTTGAGCACACGGCATGATCGTGCCCCGTGGGCGGAGAACAATCAGGACTCGCCGCGCAGCTGCTTTGGCGGCCGGCGTTGCGTCATCGCGGAGGCTTTGCCTACCTGACCGTCAGGAGTTGGCGCGCTTCGACCCGAATTGAAGACCTTGCCGATTTCCGACGGGAGAAGAGGCTGAAGCGGCCCGAACTGATCGGCTTGGCCGCGGATGAGGTGGCCGGTGAACTGGCGGCTCTTCTGCAGCCACGCCCGCCCTGGATTGTGACGGCTGTTGCTCCTGGGCATTCCCGGGAGCGGCTGTCCTGGGCGGTGCTACTGGCGATTGCTGTTGCAGAGCGTCTGAAGCTGCCGTTCGTCGAGCTGTTCCACACCCGCCCGGTCAACGGGTCGAGCCATCCGCGCCAAAACCTCGCCCTGCCACCATTGGAATGGGCGGCCACACCCGCCAATCCTGCCATCGTCGTCGACGACGTGGCGACAAGTGGATGGCACATGGCCGAGGCGCTCGGTGCGCTACGTGACTGTGGGATACCGGCAATCGGGGCGGCATGGATCGCAGGCATAGTCCGCGGACGGCCGGAGTGATTTTACCACCCACGACACCGGGCGCCTCAGCCCCAACGCTTACGGAATGCCAGGCAGAGTGATGGCAATTAAAGGGTGACACCAAATTCGCAGACTGGTGGCGCCATGGCCTTGTTTAAGGACGCACCGCCTCCGCCGAACCCGACCCCATTGCACCCTGAATAGGTGCCAATCGAGCAACTGACTACGTTGCTCACAGCTGTCGTAGAGAAGGTCACCCGAACCTTCGCATCGCAGTATTTTCCATTCGGATCGGTAATTTCCACCCTGATCTCGCCATCCGGGGGCGTGAGGCCCTCTGTCAGCGGATAGGTGTAAGCCACGGGAGTTTGCCTTCGCGCGAACATCGATCCCGTCTGCGACCCAAACGTGCTTGATATGGCGAAATTCGCCGTCCAATCGGTGTTGTTCACGAGAAGGAAGGCAATGCTGTAGTTGACTGCTCCAGCTGGAGTTACCGCCAGCATCGTCACCGCAATGGCAGCCGAACCCAAACGCCAAGACATCCGCCGGCTCCCTCGTTGTTCTATTCAGCTCAACGATAGACCCAGTTGAAGCAGGAGCATAGGGTAAGGATCCGTCCCCTGCTTGCCTGTCTTCACCCCACGCGCGGAGAGCTTCGATGACCCTGGCCAGCCCTGTCGGCAGGCACCCGGTGCAACCGTTCGGATGGGGTTCCTGACGCTGGCCCGGATCTGATCCGTGCCCATTCCCGCCCCCGATCACGTAGTCAGCGACGTGCCGGACCTTCGGATCGTCCCTCAGCAACTTTGGGAAGCGTGACGTGACCCCCTGAAACTCCTCCAGAAATAATTAGAGTCCGCCCCAAGGAAGGGACGGACGAATGAAACGATCAAGGTTCACGGAAGAGCAGATCATCGCGATCCTGCGCGAGCAGGAGGCGGGCGTGCCGGTGGCAGACCTTTGCCGCAAGCACGGTCTGAGCTCGCCGACGTTCTACAAGTGGAAGGCCAAGTACGGCGGCCTGGACGTGTCGGAGGCCCGGCGTCTAAAGGCGCTGGAGGACGAGAACGCCAAGCTCAAACGGATGCTGGCGGACGCGATGCTCGACAACGTCGCGCTGAAAGATCTGCTTGGAAAAAAATGGTGACGCCCGCTGCCCATCGGGAGGCCGCGGTGTACCTGCAGTCGACCTACGAGATGAGCCAGCGGCGGGCGTGCCGGGTGATCAGCACCGACCGCACCAGCGTGCGCTACCAGGCCACGCGGCCTGACGACGCCCATCTGCGCGAGCGCCTGAGGGCCCTGGCCCAGGAACGACGGCGCTTCGGCTACCGCCGGCTGCATGTGCTGCTGCGGCGCGAGGGCCATGCGGTGAACAAGAAGCGCGTCCAGCGGATCTACCGCGAGGAACGGCTGACGGTGCGCCGGCGCGGCGGACGCAAGCGAGCCGTGGGCACAAGGCGGCCGATCGAGACGCCACTGGC encodes:
- a CDS encoding IS630 family transposase (programmed frameshift), with product MAAPIGLRGDYDGAALRGLAKRSKDAGQARRLLALSAIYDGGSRSDAAKLGGVGLQTVRDWVLAFNADGPDGLIDRKAGGPSSKLSAEQWAEVTRLVEAGPIPAVHGVVRWRLIDLAQWIHETFGVSLSKQTMSERLRAMGYRKLSARPRHHAQDPQAGETFKKKFPALLARLARAKAAEAPGGIEVWFQDEARVGQKNGITRRWARRGTRPSAPHDQRTKSAYIFGAICPAAGKGAALVLPRCNVPSMQLHLAEISRTVAPGAHALLLMDQAGWHLSERLVVPANITIVPLPAKSPELNPVENVWQFMRDNWLSNRVFRSHDDILDHCAHAWNKLVDQPWKIMSIGLRAWAHRS
- a CDS encoding IS3 family transposase (programmed frameshift), encoding MKRSRFTEEQIIAILREQEAGVPVADLCRKHGLSSPTFYKWKAKYGGLDVSEARRLKALEDENAKLKRMLADAMLDNVALKDLLGKKMVTPAAHREAAVYLQSTYEMSQRRACRVISTDRTSVRYQATRPDDAHLRERLRALAQERRRFGYRRLHVLLRREGHAVNKKRVQRIYREERLTVRRRGGRKRAVGTRRPIETPLAANQRWSLDFVSDQMTDGRRFRILTVIDNCTRECLGLVPDTSLSGRRVARELDVIIGQRGRPDMIVSDNGTEYTSNAILGWADETGVGWHYIAPGKPQQNGHNESFNGRLRDELLNETLFRSLPHARAVLETWRRDYNEQRPHSKLGWMTPRDYARAICGPTGDRAAQPGGSARTPLATHLNPGSDQPRTLVMAG
- a CDS encoding methyl-accepting chemotaxis protein; the protein is MALVKTSKITGQAARLPKPARTAAGSPEMTSPRPPSSAVAGAPTAPKDKIAERLAAATEELAAGLTEASSAAEELRRSMEQIAAGAEEAAGSSQAQHVGIKGISANLAAARREAEGSRARTEAVRTAMGTAAVRILASIRTIERNAERQSRSIQLTDELERRARDVGEVARTVSRISDQTALLALNAAIEAARAGEHGRGFAVVADEVGALAASSDASAVEVEALTEAIQADVKAIAAAVKAAADVAKADAAAGGAIVHTLDGLAEEMTRISDGAQSILDAAIQAERSASEAQRGAEQVASAAAQQSAAATEAGSGVEQQAQSLEQGLAAAQSLARLSETLRAGAAADGVTSQIGAAAEQLSATIQELSSAASQIMAAVTEINRGSQEQASATQETSAALAQIEKTAAVATENATAANKQVAALNTAIAGGRLAVESLVAGAGTAVADTRASLGRVIELEGIGRRIDRIVDAIALTVVQTSMLAVSGSIEAARAGDSGRGFAVVSGDIRNLARDASKNVSDIKETARGILDQMATLRRDLEQIVLVADSEIEANQGLATSFDGLASDVGLLGDSSAAIRQSAEAIRTAIAEAAGAARQIAAAAEENSAAAHEAATASTEQASGAEELAASIEEIASLADELRRQDG
- a CDS encoding phosphoribosyltransferase — translated: MGGEQSGLAAQLLWRPALRHRGGFAYLTVRSWRASTRIEDLADFRREKRLKRPELIGLAADEVAGELAALLQPRPPWIVTAVAPGHSRERLSWAVLLAIAVAERLKLPFVELFHTRPVNGSSHPRQNLALPPLEWAATPANPAIVVDDVATSGWHMAEALGALRDCGIPAIGAAWIAGIVRGRPE